The following DNA comes from Candidatus Methanoperedens sp..
TTTTCAATCCAAGCCGTATTATCACCACCGATGAGATAAACAACCTAAGGTTTATTCTGTATAAAAGGTATCCTTTTTATTTACTAACCTGCGCCTGATTAAAAACACAGAATTCCAGCAAACCGCCAGAGATGCCAAACCCTCGAGCATCAGCGCCCTGATGCATCGGAATTCATTCCGGTCGTTCGTAACTTTTTAACTATAAATAAAAAATGGGCGCAATATCTTAATATTTGAAACCCTATCTATCTAACAGGAAGTAACAGACATGGAAAAATTACATCTGCCAATTATAATTGAAATGGACGAAGATGGTTATTACATAGTAAGTTGCCCTGTATTCAAAGGTTGCCATTCCTACGGTGAAACTATAGACGAGGCACTGGAGAACATAAAAGAAGTCATAGAGATGTGCCTCGAAGAGACCAAGGTCG
Coding sequences within:
- a CDS encoding type II toxin-antitoxin system HicB family antitoxin, producing MEKLHLPIIIEMDEDGYYIVSCPVFKGCHSYGETIDEALENIKEVIEMCLEETKVEELNKFVGFRELEVAQNA